TTTGAAACCATCAATAATGGTAGCCCAAAAAGTGTCCCAATTTAGTCACAATTAAGCATCTCTACAACTGTTGCAAATAATTTAACATCAATTTTACGGGTGGTTGTCTAAAACTATTGTTAAATACACAAACGATGCTGGTCAAATTGGAGATAATTCTGTAATTGTCGCGAAAAATTTTAGCAATGGTTAAAACTATCGTtaaacattaataataataaaaaaattgtctCTAACTTGGTACTTTGTTGTAGTGTATGTATTATTAAAGAATAAAGATAATGTGTAAATGTAGAAACTTCATAAGATAGACAAAAAGAAAAGGTAGTAAATTTCAAAGTGAAATCTTCTATGATAAGATGCAACTTTGTTGTCCCGATCACCATATTCCCAAGGAATATAGAGCAGTAAAGAAGAGTTAAAGATATTGAAAGACAGATACTCTCTGTCGGCTTCATCAACTAACTCAATCCCCTTAGgaacttttttatctttttatcattaaaaattttaaaaatatatattgaataataataagaaaaatttgGGGTTGTTCTATTTTCCCGAGAGATTTGTCTTCAATCATTGGGCATAACTAACTTGGTTCTAACTAACTAATAATGATTAATGTCCCTAACCGTTATATATAAAGGTTTAACCGAATTACTTGAATTTAGCAATTAAAGCTAGGTCACCTTATAAAAAACACCGCCAAATCCCAGGAgagaatattaaattaaatattgcaGTAATACGAAAATTCAGTCTATCTTTTAAtaatttcaatttttgttttcttttttattttacttttacagTCAATATAAATAATGTAACAACACGGGTTGTTCATGATTAGAACTTAATTATTGGAATTTAGAAGAGCGCTCCCAAGACACACACTATACTTGAAGCAACCTGAATttattttacaaataaaaaaatagtattaaTCACCACATAGCAATAGCATCGATCTTAGCGAATAAATATATTTTAGGAAGCTAGAAACTGCTTAGTAGTGACGCAGAGAATGTTTCATAAATGATGTCAGGCTAAAAAAAAAATCAGTAGAGAAGTGGGGGTCCAAGaaaaaagagatataaagagaagaccACCAACGTggttaaaaagaagaaaagttatCTCTATATCCTCGAATTTTTCACACATATCATCATAACAACATGCAAGTAACCAATTTTCCCATAAACAATAATTGAATATTGAATATTGAAGCAAGCTCAGCATACAAACATACATACATAAAAACCAATCATCAAAATTACGAAAAACTAGATGAAGTTGGAAAACCAAGTGAGAATAATGCTCACATTTCAAGCACATAATCACTTGTGCTTATACGATAATTATACTAATAAAAGTTAGaattagaataataataataataataagactcATATACTTCGCCATGCAAACGGCATTATACCCACATAATAATAAACAGTACTTGATGAGAGGAGGAAATAACCCTCGTATGAGCTTCTAATTTGACCAAAATACCCCAACTCGAAAAAAACCCTAGATATATGATACTATTCGGAGAGAGTTATTTAATTTTCAGCGTCAAATGAAAATTAAGTCGTCATCATCATAATCAATTACAATCGAGAAGCATCCTCATCCAAATGGTGAGCTTCTACCTTGTGCCATGGTTCCAGTGCTGATCATAGGACTCATCCTTCTCGGTGAAGGCCTTTCAAGCTTCATAGAAGCATCAAATTTCTTGTTATCTCCGTCAGCACCTTGAAGAACAGGCTTTGTGTCATAGATCTCAGCCATTGGATCAATCTCATGAGTTCCTCTATGATCCATCTGGATTTGTTCACCTTTGAACAAAGAATCATCACCAAGGCATGAAGAAGCTGTTCCCAAATCTTGAAGCCTAAGATCGTCACTCCAAATCAAAGGGCTTTTCCCAGTGTTGTTGCCACTACCATAAGGGTTTGGCCTCTTCTTGTTATTACTACTGTTATTGCTCCCACCAAGGCAAAGACCCTCATTGATTGGAAGGAATCCACTACCGTCAAGGGTTGGCTTCTCCAGGTTCTGGTGAAGGTCAATTTGGTCATTTCCGCCTCCGCCGCCGTAGATGTCAAGGTCTTGGAAAGATGTGAAGTTTAGAGGGGAACCATAGTCCTTCATGACACCCATGTCAGGGATTCCATGGGCTCCTCCTCCAATCCCCTTCATGTTCGTTGCCGCTGCCGCCACCGCCCCCATGTTCTCAGTTGCCAGGGTTTGATACGCCTTTTCCAATATGCTTTGCATGTATTTTCCTTGTGCCTCAATCCTTAGCTGAAGATGTTTTTGCACCTGCCATATATATATACGTCGACCTAAATCGCCATACTAGATATATGTAATACAAACCACCATTTTATCTTTttaaagaaagaaattatgtCTATCTCTTTTACAAAATGTCTTAATTTGCTAAACatgtattcattttttttatagaagACTGATGTTATATGTAATTTAGCCTATAATCAAAATTAttaattgaagaagaaaaaaagaaatatataaaaagaagaagaagaataaaaatttgATTAAACTTTTGgatacaaaaataatttatttacccGGTATTTTTCTTTAGAgaacctattttatttttaagacgTATTTATATATTTGAAAAAGGATTGGTTTGTGCTTACCTCAAGTTGTTCATGGAGTCTTCGCTGCACCTCTATTTGCATCCTAATCGCATCAACCATGTGTGAGTTACTGTTGCATCATATAATAAAATGttcaaaagaacaaaaaaaaaaaaataaataaataaataaataaataaaatggaaGAACCCTAGAAAGAAGATCGAGTGAGTCACCTCTCATACCATCCTTAATCGAGTGATCGTTGAATTCCTTGTGGGGCTGCTTACCGAGCCTAAATTTCTATATACGAAAATGCAAACAAACAAATAACAAAAAGTTAAAggaaattagaaagagagagagagacataTATGTTATGACAAAATCTGAGGAACCGGGAGTATGTGTAGTTGTTTGTGTAACAACAAAAGTGTTGTGAACAAAAAGCAAAAGGAAAAAAGGATGTTAAAACTATATGATTTAATTCTTtagtttctattcaattcaaacctGAAGGTGGCTCTTGAGGTGGTAAAGTGTGAGACCCTTCACACCCATAACCCTCATGATGGTTTTAGGAGTCGCCTCtgcaaattaaaataaataaaaagactaTTTGTTAAAGATTGATATTATGCATACCCAAATAATATATACACATGTAATAATTAACATCTTCATATATCTTTAATTTAACTACTATTTTGTCTAGCTTGCGGAAAAACTCAACAAAAGTAGATGTTAGTGACGATCTTCGAAACCATATTGAAATATACCACTCTCTAATAGATCAGAGAGGAGTAAACAAATTGAAATCCAATACAACAGAACAAAGGAAGTTAAAGGTTACATATTTAGTTTtgcattttagaattattttttcttttgagaGCCGAGCGTTTAATTATCATCGAAAAAGGAAAAATCCATGATACCACGGGTACccagaaattaagaagaagaagaagaagaagaagagagatgagGAAGGGAATAGTACTGTCAGGGCCACCAAGCTGAGTAACAGCATCAACGAAACGTTCATGGAGTTCAACGGTCCAACGGAGGCGAGGTTTGGGGTCAGTGGTGAGAACGAGACccgagtcgccttgaacacacaTGGGTCTGTCATGGGAATTCATAGTTGAGGGCTTCTTTGGAGGGAACATTCTTTCCATCTCttactttctctctttctttctctctctctctctcaagagattcaagaagaacAAATGCGATATGCAGAATAGGGGAGAAGAGAATAGGGTGCGCTTttgaagaagagaggagagaggGCGGTGCTATCTGCTATGTATGTATATGGCTTTTCCCTTCTCAGCTATAAAGCTATTAGCATATGGCAACGGACCAGCTACGGTATCTTTCTTAAAACAACTCTCTCAATTAAACATCAAATTTTAGTAGTAATTAATNNNNNNNNNNNNNNNNNNNNNNNNNNNNNNNNNNNNNNNNNNNNNNNNNNNNNNNNNNNNNNNNNNNNNNNNNNNNNNNNNNNNNNNNNNNNNNNNNNNNNNNNNNNNNNNNTAGTATTGTTGATAAATATCAAATAAATGTACACTTTTTGATGTGCTTAGACTTTTAAATTACAAGATTATTATTTGTTAAACTATTACAGTAATAGTAATTCTTTCTTCAATTACTACTACTTTGTCTATTTTTCTATCTCATCACTTATTTAGTTTACAAGTTGAATCTGCTAGTGTATGTTAACAAGGGTCGGGTATGGCTAAGAGAAAAAAGAGTAATGATAAGAAACTAATATTGTAAGAGCCAATTTTAGTTAATATTATACTAAATTGTTAAATAAATTCAGTATAAATTTTACTAATAAAAATGAATTTTTGTTGactttaaattttgaatattttttaagagttttagatttttttaattttaatgttaAATGTTGATTGTAATATTATTTGTGTAATAGTAGTTTCTAAAACTTTATCAAGAAAAGAATAGTGCTGTATTTAACAACTGCGTCAGTATGATTCTTAAAGATAACAATATTGTTTCAACTTTATTTGGgtgtttttcttatttaattagTATAAGGACAATTCATGGTTTGTTTTTAATGGTGCCAATTTGATTGCTGTAACATTCAACTTCATGGGATAAAATTTTGttgaaatttttatatttttgtataatAATTCTGATGAAAAAAGTTGTTAAGTATCTTAATGGACTGGATCTACCAAATTGTTGAAAGAACGTGTtgatggtattttttttttttttcaaaatgttgTTTGTACATATTAAATAAAACGAAGCATATAATCAAGTAAACACTTTTAAAATTTAaggataaaaatacaaaaaagatgAGTAAGATCTGATTTGATATAAGTATGGTATAATTAGTGTCTACGGTACTAATTAACTTTTGAAGTGtgcaaataatattattatttggtttctttatagaaaattaaaaaaaaaaacacaaataaagCTAACCCTATTCTAACATGCAGACCAtcgctccttctctctctctctctctctctctctctctctctctctctatatatatatatatatatatttctttccGTCTCTCATTATCTCACATTCCTTCCTTGGATACTTTATTGAGCATGAATAGTTAATTACATTCTAAATAGAGATACCCTTTATTGTTAAAATATTGGGTATGCATAGATATATAGCTTTTTGGGGCCATCATGAGTGTGAGACCATCCAATGATGATGTTGGAAAAATATGGACTATGCaacatttaattaattaatttatttcagGTATAGTACAGTAGCCATAGTTAAATGTAATTGAACAATAATTTTTGCTTGATGTATTATGGACAACATAATCTCACATTTGGCTGTTTATGTGTTATGGCATAATGCATGGGGGCATTTCGTGGTACGACACCCTTTTTAGCATAATTATTAGTACGAACCTCGTCAATGACCTATCAGATACAATGGTAATAATAGAAAGCATTATTGACTTTATATGtgtctcaatcatatgagtataTATTTGGCAGAGTAGTGCTTCCTGATTATTTTAGGATTGGTCCTTACAATAATGAgcatattatatattgttggcgTATTATAAGATTCATAATAATCTCTATGGGCTCATTTTTTTATAGTGAAAGCTCATTGTTATCTATATGTTAGAGATATAactttatctttttttatcaagAGTAGAATAAAGTAGTAGCTCTGAATTTCATAACactataattaatataaaaaagtcaaaatataaattaaatcacCGGGTTATTCCGCTCAAATTACTTTCTCCGATCCAAAACAAATATCGATTTTCAAAAGTGGTTTTATTTAGTCCAAAATAATGATGATTTATTAAAGGTAAAGATAatattaattgatttttttcCCTTAATAATAACCTTATCAATATCAGAACAAGAGTaagtaaattaaaaaatatataaaagaagaataattaataaagaaaattttgCACATTcccataaaattatttaaaattaattgttTTGATTATTTCATTAACCCATGTGTAATTATAAATGCACNNNNNNNNNNNNNNNNNNNNNNNNNNNNNNNNNNNNNNNNNNNNNNaagtttttttttttttttccatttggcCAACACTGTAATTTTATACAATTCCATAGATAGCTTAGACAACAAGTATATAAACATGCACACCGTTATGTAACTTGTTTAATACAATTTTGCTTAATATCATTTTTTCTCCAAATTTTCTCAACTACTCAAACTCTTTTTTCGCTCTTTGAGCTCTGCTTTTGATGTTTTTATCAAGGTTTTGAAAATCGGTTCGAATCGGCCGGTCGAACTGGTCGAACCGTGAACCGGTGAGTAAGATGATTCGATTAGAAGTCATAACTGCTAAATTCAAAAATCGTTAATGAACTGTCGAACCGGCTGAGAATCGGCAGTTGAACCGAACCAAAACCCGTCGGTTTTCTAAAATCTTCACCAAATCGCGCCGTTTCGTACATTGTGGGAACCCTAACTATGTGAACTCTTCTCCAAAATCCAAACGAAGCACTCTACCACTCTCTCACTCACGCAACCCTCCTCCTTCTTCGTCTCCAGCTCGAGCTCCTCCCTCACTCCCACACATGCTTCGTCCAACCACCGCCGTCAAAGCCACGCCTTGCTTGCCGGTCGTCTCCGCCGCTGTTCGAACTTCGAAACCACCGTCGTCGCTGCAACTGGTCTCGCCCCGTTCCTCCATCGCGCAACCACTGTCCCGCCACGCCGCCTCTGTTCCACCGCGTTAGCCCCACCGTCGTGCTCCTTGTCCCGCTCTGTGCTATGTCTTGAAGGATCTAGTTCGTTCCTTAATTGATTGAGCAGGTAAGTACATTCATCTTCTGATTCTTCTCCCTTGACTAAGCCTGGTCGAATTGGATTTTTCACAACGATACTACAATCTCTGCTCTCTTTagaagtttttttttatttttttaactgtaattgttgttttaaacttttaattggTTAGTTAATCTATAAATTTTCATCTTACTTCTTCAATTGTTGTTATCATTACATTACTGTGATTTAGGATTGTTAATGATCTTGAATATTGATTCTGATATCCTCTGGTTCTATGAATTGATTGATTTGGTTATGATAATTCTTGATTTGAACCTTGCTGAAGTTGTTCTGTTACCTAATTTGTTGGAATTGAACTTGAGCAACAACAAACTAGAAGGAAGCATCCCCTCTGACTTCAAGTCATTCGGAGCTCTTTATTGTTTATTCTCTTGATCTTAGTGGGAATTTGTTGAATGGAACAATACCAAGAGTGCTTGGAGAATTGAAGCAGTTGCAGTGGTTGAATCTCTCTCGCAACAATTTTTCTGGCATAATTCCATCTAATTTTAATGGTAGGTTAAGCTTAACTTTGGTCATGTTATTGGTTTTGCTTCTTATCTTTGGATTATTTGGTGTTTGAAAGAAATGCAACCAGAAGAACAATTTTTCATATGGAGTCATGATGGAAAAAATGGCATTTGAAACCATCATTAAAGCTGCCAATAATTTTGATGACAAATATCTCATTGGCATTGGAGGGCAATGATCTGTTTACAAGGCTGAGTTGCCTTCAGGTATGGTTGTTACTGTGGAAAAAACTTCACATGGAATCAGATGCGGATGATAAGTTCAATTGGAAAGCATTTGAAAATGAGATCAAAGCATTCACAGAATTCAGGCACCGAAACATCATAAAGCTATATGGTTTTTGCCAGCATTAACGATTCTTCTTTTTGGTATACAAATTATAagtatgttttattatttttatttttattttatttattatttattataaaacggttattTTGGTTAAACCACAGTTAAACCGGTTGAATctgtaaaccagtgaaccagtaatcAGAATGATtcgatgaccggttcggttttcagaaccttagtgtttatggtatcagagcttagtTTCGATCAATCATGCATAACTTTCACCACACCATTAATAACACAAATGACACAGACTTTTTTAAATTCGATAGCTATGAAACTAACTGAAAAAAAATTCTATTATAGAAAAATCAAATCGAGTCAATAATTGAATATTACCAAATACTAACTCACATCATTGGAGAATTGATTTCGAAAAAACATCTTTTAGTCGAAGATGAAGCTGCGAACACGATCAATCCAAAGTATTCTAAGTGGAAGAAATAAGACGAAATTGTTAAATACTTAGCTTGTTTCCTCAAAGAGCAAAAGATTCACAACTTTCATGGTTGATGTGCCTACATCTGGTCAAATTTAGAGTAGGTTAGAGACATTTTTCGCTTCACAAACTACTACACAAATTAGTAAACTCAAGAACAAATTAAGAAATACAAAGAATGAAGGTTTCATATGTGATTACTCACTACATGAAAAAAATtctgtcgccacgcttttttcttgccacgcttttagGGATTAATGGCCACGCTTTAATGAAGGTGGTGATTGATTAGAGATTTAACTACGTTTTTTTGcaacgctttaaaagcgtagcgaaATGGGTCAATGGCCACGTTTTTATAAGAGTGACAATCGGTTAGAGATTTGGCCATGCTTTTTTTGCCACGCTAGAAACAaacacacttttaaagcgtgccaatacaATTACGTTATAGTGACATTTTTAAAGTCCTGTTTCTACGCTTCAAAAGCATAGTCTAAAAGGATCAATTAGCACACTTTTGAAGTGTgacctttttttttcattttcgtcATGTTTTAAAAGCGTACCTATTTCCttattctttttatatatataagcataattaaaaaaattaaatctttttttgGTACGTAATAAAtcaattaattgaaattaatcaatcaattcactacaagaaaaacggcCTGTCAGtacacttttttcttgccacgcttttaaagcttggccaaaagtggtcaatggctaCGCTTTTTCGAAggtggccactgatttgtgatttggccacgctttttttcaCCGCGCatgaaaagcgtggccatagagaaaaATCGACACGCTTTTAGTAGGGTGACGACTGATAtgagatttggccacgcttttttttgccacgcttgaaaagcgtggacATAGAGAAAAACCGGCATGCTTGAAAAGCGTGGCTAGTTTGTCTTTAAATTATCAcctttttaaagcgtgcccatatcttgtatttatttggcacccTACAAAAGTGTGCCGATAGAGGTcaatcggcacgcttttgaaacgTGAACTTTTTGTCCGTTTTCGTCACTTTTTAAAAGCGTACCCATTTCCTCCCTTACTATATATATATGTCCAGAAACCCTAATTCCCTAACCTCTGCCGTCACTCCCTCTATTTCAAATTCTGAAACCCAAATTTCAAATTCTCTCCCACCTCTTCTGTCACCGCCGTCTGCCACGTTCCGCCCCTCTCACCGCCATGTTCCTCCCTTCTCCCACTCTCAATCACAAACTCATACTCCTCTACTCCTCTGCCGTTGCTGTCCAGCAGCCGCGTCTCTCAGTGTCGTCATTCTCCACACCATCGATCGCAACAACCTCGTTCTTCTCAGCAACGTTGTTCTCCGTCGTTCTTAATATCTCCGCCGTTATCAACGTCATGATGCTTCATCATTCTCAGTCTCTCCACCTCCGTCATTGCATCTTCCAATGGAGCCTCAACCTCAggtattatttgtttattttttgttgtgATTCCTTATTTATTTTGAACTTTAAATTCTGTTATGAAATTTTCAAGCCTTAgggtttcttattttttttaattttgtttttaaattctGTTTATTTATCATAATTTTTTGTTATGATTCTGATTTTTTATGTTGTTTTTAATTATTCCAGCATTAGAGTTTTCGATTTTTTTAGGTTTGTAAATTTAGTGTGCAATACTATGAGAATGATAACTGATCAACAATGTGAAATAAACGAGTAAAAGAAAAAGTAGTTTATTTGAATGAGAAGGATTCTATAAGCTTTATCGCATCAATATCTTGCGCATTGCCAAAAATTTGTTTCATTGATGCAGGTATTGTGGCATGGGATAGATTTGTTGGCAGTATAGAAGAGGTAATGTTAACAATTTTCCCGCTTTTATGTTCATTATGTCTCACTTTTGGCAACTATGATATCGAAAAGTGGGAATACAATGAATTGGTTAACTATGGAATGACAAATGCACATTTATTATTACTCTTATCTTCTTAATTGGGGTCTTCTTCCAAATTCAAATTATGCAACACGAGGAGTTGGTTAGAGACAAGTATACCATCTCTAtatattttgtatatatatttaactttttatatttgCAAATTTTCATTACTGAAATAGGCTTGAATAATCCACATTGTACGACAAGTAAAACATGAAAGTTCtttttgatttttgaactatACGTGATTGAACCAAAATTCTTTTAGAATTGAGCTGATTTTTGAATTGTTTTGAGGTAATACTATGGTTAAACCAAAGTTTAACTGGGTTTGTTATGTTAAAGGAAATAAGAATGTATGATGTATGCATGATGAAAAtagaatcataaaaaaaaattgtaaacatcttttatgaaaataagaaaatagtgtatatgaaaattaatatatatataaataaaaaattatgctcATAGGCTATGCAAATAAATGCCTACTATAAATTATAGAGTAACAGAGTAACATGAATATTTATATAGTATGATTCTTTATTAACATGATTCACTAATTCTAGGCCATGGAGTACTTAAGCTAAACAGTTAGAGTTTAGTAGGGCAATTTTACAAGTATGATCTGAATTTCAAAAAGTATCACAGTACTGCATTATAACCTCTACAAGATAACTGTTGcataaaattttcttttgttattcacATACACTCTGTTGTGTGTCAACGCTAAATCATATTTGGTATTAACTGATTTTACTACTCCATAGtataagaaattataaaaaagtagttgcttcctttttctcttctataTTCTCCCTGCTTATCATCATCTCTCCTATTTTTTGGTATTCAATGCTAAATCTTATTTGGTACTAACTAATTTTACTACTCCATGGTgtaagaaattataaaaaaaaaagtagttgcttcctttttctcttttatattccCCCTGCTTATCATCATCTCTcttgttttttggtttttgattTCCATTCGTCTTTGATGCATGTTATTGTCTATTTAGGAATATTCCTTGAAATTTTTCTGCAGGAATTTTTTGAAAAGACAACTGACATGGTTTCGAAATGAAAAAAACATATGACTGGCTTAATGCTTCTAAACCTCTGGTATAACTATTGAACCTTTCTACCACTGATCTTTACTGCATGTGCATATATAACCATTCTCTTGTAATTTGTTATTTATGCTAGAACAACTATAAACCAACTTAACTAGTTAACTTTATGTCCTCAGCCCGACCTACTTTAATTACTGCTAACCAACATCTCTTTATGTCTTAACTAGTTTAGATTATGTGTAGAAGATATGTGTACAAAcacaatattaaatatatttcttGTTGGAACAACATTAACATTTACTTTCTTGTGAAGGGCATTTTTTGAAGCAGAAAGATTGTTCTCATATTCTGGACTCGATAAAAGAGACCTAAAGGTGAAATAAATGGAGCTTCTCTTTTGGGATTCATCATCAATTGGCCACAAATTTGATAGTTTTAATGATCTCCTAAGTTCTAATGATAAACTTATTTTGTCATAATTCAATTATTAGTTTTGttatagaaatgtaatttttataattcatgtaaatcaataaaaaatcaattcttttataccttctaattttctctttttttaatttgacaaagGAATAGACCATGCTTTGAAAGCATggctgtaacagcccagaccacccgctagcacgatattgtttgctttggcacacaagacctcacggttttgcctttgacgatagggatgatagcctaagccccccacactcactcgtcaaaacgcgtcatgctagggagaggtatccacacccttataaggtatgcttcgttcccctctccaaccgatgtgggaccttacaatc
The DNA window shown above is from Arachis ipaensis cultivar K30076 chromosome B08, Araip1.1, whole genome shotgun sequence and carries:
- the LOC107614088 gene encoding myb family transcription factor APL — encoded protein: MERMFPPKKPSTMNSHDRPMCVQGDSGLVLTTDPKPRLRWTVELHERFVDAVTQLGGPDKATPKTIMRVMGVKGLTLYHLKSHLQKFRLGKQPHKEFNDHSIKDGMRGDSLDLLSRVLSNSHMVDAIRMQIEVQRRLHEQLEVQKHLQLRIEAQGKYMQSILEKAYQTLATENMGAVAAAATNMKGIGGGAHGIPDMGVMKDYGSPLNFTSFQDLDIYGGGGGNDQIDLHQNLEKPTLDGSGFLPINEGLCLGGSNNSSNNKKRPNPYGSGNNTGKSPLIWSDDLRLQDLGTASSCLGDDSLFKGEQIQMDHRGTHEIDPMAEIYDTKPVLQGADGDNKKFDASMKLERPSPRRMSPMISTGTMAQGRSSPFG